A region from the Drosophila subpulchrella strain 33 F10 #4 breed RU33 unplaced genomic scaffold, RU_Dsub_v1.1 Primary Assembly Seq39, whole genome shotgun sequence genome encodes:
- the LOC119561994 gene encoding troponin C isoform X2, with protein MSDELTKEQTALLRNAFNAFDPEKNGYINTAMVGTILSMLGHQLDDATLADIIAEVDEDGSGQIEFEEFTTLAARFLVEEDAEAMMAELKEAFRLYDKEGNGYITTGVLREILRELDDKLTNDDLDMMIEEIDSDGSGTVDFDEFMEVMTGGDD; from the exons GATGAATTGACTAAGGAGCAAACTGCTT tattaCGCAATGCATTTAATGCTTTCGATCCAGAAAAAAATGGATACATCAATACTGCCATGGTTGGTACGATTCTTAGTATGTTGGGTCATCAACTTGACGATGCTACTCTGGCTGACATTATTGCTGAAGTCGATGAAGATGGATCGGGTCAAATTGAATTTGAAGAATTCACCACTCTGGCCGCCCGGTTTCTTGTTGAAGAGGACGCCGAAGCTATGATGGCTGAATTAAAAGAAGCTTTTCGCCTTTACGACAAAGAAGGAAATGGCTATATAACAACTGGTGTTCTGCGAGAAATTCTGCGAGAACTAGATGATAAATTGACTAATGACGATCTAGACATGATGATTGAGGAAATCGATTCCGACGGATCAGGAACTGTTGATTTCGAtg AATTCATGGAAGTAATGACTGGTGGCGATGATTGA
- the LOC119561994 gene encoding troponin C isoform X1, with protein sequence MYSADELTKEQTALLRNAFNAFDPEKNGYINTAMVGTILSMLGHQLDDATLADIIAEVDEDGSGQIEFEEFTTLAARFLVEEDAEAMMAELKEAFRLYDKEGNGYITTGVLREILRELDDKLTNDDLDMMIEEIDSDGSGTVDFDEFMEVMTGGDD encoded by the exons GATGAATTGACTAAGGAGCAAACTGCTT tattaCGCAATGCATTTAATGCTTTCGATCCAGAAAAAAATGGATACATCAATACTGCCATGGTTGGTACGATTCTTAGTATGTTGGGTCATCAACTTGACGATGCTACTCTGGCTGACATTATTGCTGAAGTCGATGAAGATGGATCGGGTCAAATTGAATTTGAAGAATTCACCACTCTGGCCGCCCGGTTTCTTGTTGAAGAGGACGCCGAAGCTATGATGGCTGAATTAAAAGAAGCTTTTCGCCTTTACGACAAAGAAGGAAATGGCTATATAACAACTGGTGTTCTGCGAGAAATTCTGCGAGAACTAGATGATAAATTGACTAATGACGATCTAGACATGATGATTGAGGAAATCGATTCCGACGGATCAGGAACTGTTGATTTCGAtg AATTCATGGAAGTAATGACTGGTGGCGATGATTGA